taaaaagaTGTATCAAATAATTTGCCGGCATATAGTTGCCGAATTGACTAATCAGTTTAACCGGAAATAGAATTTAAGTCTAACGGACCTTAAAATTTACCTTATTTAATGTTAACAAATTATGCTTTTACTACTTCTTAATTTATACGCATGTTTTGATTTCAAAATGCATGTTATAAAATTGAAACGGTGTTTGTCTTTCatgaatttattatttgatTCGTAAGATCATTAAAGActatatgttttttttgttgattaaatttaatcttatattgataattaagaggtaaaatatatgtatatttatctcaagacAGTACAAGCattgtattattaataattaataatcattataatagttttattttttcacagtattttattttataaagtaaatatttttacaattccATTAAAATTCATTGATTAGTTGGATTTTGTAGACAAAATGATGTGTTATTGCACGTAGTTCGAAGGAGTTCAAGAataaagtattaattttaatacaatgttggtacactttatttttataatcataTAATATTGTACAAATTATTACAGTAAACTATATATTTCTGTAATTATGTCTATGAATGTTTCTCTGTTTTACCAACATGTCTTGCCATAAAAGTGGCTGGCAAGTGatagaattaaataatacagCCATACAGTGCAAAAATGCACCgttattttctttattgaatATAGTTTTTTTTCCTAAAATTATTACCTACAGTAACGTATAAAACTTATTAAGAAAAAatcgaaattattaaattaaacctGTTACTTTTTCAACTATCTACATATTAATATAAGCCTATTATTGATCCATAGTGCATACAAGAACATAATTAACTGTCCTTCTTTATACCACACTATCGCTATACTAGAataattttacatatttatatatataatattttttgttagatattatatatatacatacataaatatatatatatttatttaaatatcgcgatgtgTGCTAGTAAGTTCGGTATTCCATGATAAATTCATCGTTTTAACAGAAAAAATGTATACACATGTGTGTGCCATCCTATTTTATTGATATAATCCTTTATATTATACTCTATGTTaatgtacatttttctttatattaagAGCACGAAaataaaacttaattgtctTATTACAATGTTTGCGACGAAAGATTTCAACTTATAGCAGTAACACAATTTACAACTTTGAAAAAGTTTCTGATGTCACAACTTATTTCATACACATAACTTCAGTAAATGTTACAAGTTTAAGCAGTGAATTATAAGTTTCACATTCGTCGCTTAAAAATACGATGgcgaaattagaaaaaaaaagagaagtatACATGTGATAGAAAAAAGTGAGAAAAAATTCTTGATACCTATTACATACCAAAAAACATCGCGAGACAGTCTAGGGCACTCTCGTTAATTAGTATTATTTGTTACTTGGTATATTCAGAAATTGCTTCGCAACGCGCAGACACATCGAATATATGGATAGTGAGGACAGTTTTTGCCCTACTTAGTTGTATTAGCGTTAATAACAAAATAGAATTAAttcaaatatatttgttttagaaaatgaatttatattaTAGTGAATTTACTATTTAAGAGTGATTTCGCAATATGACATGTGAGTTTcgcataaaatgtaaatatactTTATATTTGTAGGTTTTCATAGGCATGTAGGTCAGGAATATGCAGCTCTAGGATTAACCAAGGAATTAGACTGAAGGCCAccctttaatatttttacagtCTATTTTATCTATGTCTGATAACaacaataaaaattcttaaataaatatatcGGTATAATCATTGATGGAATATTGTTACGCAATCAACTAGTTTTTTTTGCCAAGAGTTGTAAGATTTATGTGTTGTAATTGCGTCTTAAGCATAATATGCATACACATGTACACGGCACGTCAGTCATTGTATAATACAACGACCATATGGAGTACCACAAAATTACGTGAAATTCAGTAAGACAAGACACATGTATCACTCGGCTGATCATTGCTATTTTCCTCTGCCTTGAGATGTACCCGATCTGGTTGTAGGTTTTGCTGGTTGtggaataattgtaatttcatCATTTATCTTCAACGGTTTCAGAAGGGAATCATTGGATCTGGACGATGGAGACGAAGGTGTATTCTTCTTATCCATCACTCTTTTAGCAACGACACTATGTGCCGAATAAACATGGTTTTCAAATTGCTTATACATTCCAAATGTGGCAGTGCAAACTGTACATTTATAAGATAGATGCGCTGGTTTTAGTGTCATTCCGTGATCTCGCGCGACATGATTTAGTAATTTCCACTGATATACCTAAAAATCAAGATCCACAACCCTCAAGTATCACTCTGTTTATACTTATAATTCCCAACGTGTCATATGTATTATAACAACATATATTACACAAAGTAAAGAAAATAAACTTACTCTGCCGCAAGCGGGACAGCGACCTGCATCTTTTCCTTTGTTTGCTGCTTCTTGCATACTAGATGTAACCAATCCATGAGATCCAAGTAAATGTCTTTCTAGACCCTATCACAGAAACAACACATCATTATAACATTTATACAACAAACAATCGAACATAAAGTTAtacagaaaaaaatgaaacaaaaaaagaattacCATTAAGACACGACTGAATATATTTATACTCTTGACAACAAATTTTATGGAAAAAAAGATATGCTTGTTTAgaactattattttatatacatttttattagtgTACGATAATACATATTCATTACTTAAAAATAGTATATGTACCTGATCTGTGAAAAACCGAAACTGACATTTTTGGCAATTCAGTGGAGGTCTATTATAAATCATCTTTGGATGTATTTTTACTTTGTGGATCCATTGCATATGATTACGTAGTTGTTCTAAATCCTGGAAAAAATATACTTTTATATTACAGATAAAAGATATAAATTACAAGTTACAATGGTTTTTCTTAAATAAGATACATAATTTACCTTAATATAACCATCGCAGATCTCGCATATAACAAATGTAGTTTTCCCCCCAGACTTCGACGAAGTTCCTGAACCAGGAACGGAGGTTTGAGATGTTGTACGCGGTAATGGAGTAATAGATATACTTGGCTGACTTAACAACTTTGCTGTGGGATTCTTGGGACTTGTTGtattctgaaaaatataaagtaaaatcgtattaatatattaattaaataacatgTACATCAAAGATACTAAATACTATATTATTTGATAAACAAATGTTTgaaatcatattaaaaattatccaTTTAAATGATTATACAATACGTATATAaatagttttttaaaaataattttgctaGACATTtggatacatatatatatatatatatatatatatatatatgattacTTTCAAACCTTTTATATTTAGTATAAACTTAAATACTAGTCATTAACTTTAATCTTACATAGATAAGAACAATTGTtgttttaatgataaaattagGCACAGACTTAGAcaatacaaattattataagGAACAAAATGTATTACTGAAATTAATAGTTACAGAACTAGTTGCACTGCACACTAATGATATGTTTAATTATAATCTTAAACATATTGTTAAATCCTATAAGCGATTGTGTATAGCTTGAATTATGATAAAGTTTAAGGAACTGGTTATAAAAGCCTTTTACACCTATAGAACACATCATCCATGCGATCACAAATTGtatataaaatcaatttaaacTTCCTGGTAGATTCGAACATTTATTTACCTGTGATGAGGACAATCTAGAGAGAGAGTCGATTACGTTGGGTACAAGTGCAATGGGTGTGGGTTGACCGGAACTGCCGCCGCTACTGCTACTCACTCCCGAGACAGCCGACATGACAGTCCCAGAGCCACCCACCACCTGCCACCACCCATATATTTTTGTACTAAttcttacatttttatttatttttatttgtaaatccGTATTTTTTATCTATATACTTATTAATACtgatgaaaatgaagaatacAAAATACTTAAAATTAACTAAATAAAATAGGTATacaatttagattaatattttcTCAAAGGGAATAGTAACTAagccttcttttttttgtttaaaatgtacaattttttacaataatttggCATAATAACAAATAATACTCCTTTTCATACATTTCTTTATATTAGTACACCTACAAATGATTTCAAAGAATACACTACGCATATCATATGTGTGCTTAtacaattacaattcaaacaTATTACTTGTGGGGCATGACTTTACACGATTATCATTGCCCTAAATGCcaataaatttgcaaaaaaattaCGATACTCAAAAAACACTGAACATGTATAATTTTTctactattaaaatattttgatatttttctattaattttcacaGAAATAAATGTAACAGTGAAAAAAAGTATTACCTGAAATATTTGGTTGCTACCAAATTGGTATGAAGTAGGGACTAATAGACCAGAAGATGTTGGACGATACATCATTCCTGCAACATTATCTGAAACGATACAGCGTATTATATAATCGGACTTAAGAAACGAATATACGTGAatttagtattttattaatttttcagtagCAAAAGCTTTACCTTGTCTCATCGTCGTACCACCCGGCCGTAACGTTTTTAAATCTGGATATCTTGGCTGCATAGGTGCTCGTCCTCTTCCACGTCCTGTGATAGGGGCAGGAAGTAATTTTGGTAAAAGTGGTTGTGGCCCTTTACCACTCATTGCCATTGCAAGGGCACTCGGGTTAGTAGGTCCAACAGGCCTTGTTCTATTTAATCTTGGAATCTTTGCTGGAGGTTCCCAATCGGCAGCTGGTTCCAAGTTTTTTTCTGGTCTGAATTTTTTAGTACAAGCAAGTATATGTCGTGTTAATTTGCCTTTTTGATTATCCTCAAATGGACAATTAGGACATTGATGAAAAGCTGGACCACGTTCCAACCTTCCGCGAGTATTATGTTCTGCTTCCATATGGAATAATATATCGTGAGGGCTACGCACTTCGACTGGACAGAAGTTACACTTGTAGACGTAATTGCGCATATGCGGTGTTTCTAAATGATGTTGCATGACTAAGGTCGATTCTGTTTTAAAACTACAGAATTCACATTTTTTCAGTTCTAAGTGGAAtggttcattattttctttactaAATTCTAGGTTTTTAATGAGTGAATTTATAGCTAACTGAGTTTCAGCCGATGTGCTACCTTTGCCTTGTTTACGCTTTTGAGTCCGTAAAAGATCGGTTTGCACGTATTCTTGTACAAGATTTACTCCAATTTGCATGAAAAATTTTCCCAATGGTAAATCAAAATAAGTCAATACTTTATTCCTATCGTCTTGCCTTATGTCTTGTTTGTCACTTATATTACTAAATCCAGATTCGGTTAAATCTAACGAATTATCACCTTTGTCCTCCCCATCTTTGCTTTTAGAATTTCCTTCGTTTTCACTTTCTTCATCtttgtctttatttttctgACTTATATCCGACGAGTCGTCATCACATTCTTCTTTATTCTCTTCCATGAttctattatttctttcttccttctccttttcttctAAGCATTTTTCTAGTTTTGTGACAAATTCTTTTAATGGTTTAAGAGGTGGTTTTTCATATACATATGGTACTATAAAAGATGGTGCTTCTACTACAAACATATCATCAGTCAATGTTGGTAATATCGGAGGTGTTACTGTAGGTGTTACAGTAGTCATACTGCTTGTTTTAGGACTTAACTGTGCAGATTTTGATGTCATGGGCACAGGTGTAATTGTTGTTCTCATATTAGGATACATTGTTTGTGTTGTCATACCCATTGGAACCACAGAAAATGAACTAGTACTGGAGGCAGTATGATGAGGCTTACTGCTACTTACAGGAACACCACCACGCCCAGAAAGAATGGAATTTGTGTCTATGATAACTAAAGTAGGTTCTTTTTTCCCTCCTTTTACGGATTTACTACCAGCTGCAATCTCTACTAACCGTTTAGTATCATTAACCACAATAGTAGTTTTACTGTTTTTAATTGGTGATTTCAGTTTAGAATTCTCTTTATCCTTACTATCGATACCAGCCAAAGGATCTTCTGGCTTAATTTCCTCTATATCCGAACCATCATCATCTAcatcttcttctatttctttttctatataaCTTGTCCTTTTTATATTACGCGAACTTCTTCTCGGTGTAATGCTACCAAGATCTATTTGTTTCCTTGGCTTCCTCTGCTTTGTAGGATCTTTATTAGTACGTTCTGACGAAGAATTATGACCATTCTTTGCACTATCCGTTATCTCTTCGATATCAGGACTACCACAACTTCCATTTTCTTCACAAATTTTCACATCAGATGTATCCAGACTACTGTCAGCAATTTCATTACTGTCATTAATCTGTATATCACTACTGCTCGATAAATTTTGAATATCCTTAACAGCAGAATTTTTCATAGTGAACACATCATCATTATCGGAGTGTATTTCTGTTACACTTTCATCAAGACATTCAACATCTGAGTTATTACTTTGTTCGTCAACTTCCATAGCCTCACAAGATGTGTTTTTACACTTATCTTCAGTCTTAGACACTTCACTAAAATTGTCCGTCTCACTGACACCCTCAGATGATTTAGATGTTTTTGAGTCATTTTCTGACTCTGACATTTCACCCCTGTTGCTTCTACTTTCAGCTATCCCATTTTGTTCACTATCTTCAGATTCTAAATCCCTTTCTTCGATGTCAACATCCATTTTGTGTTCATCTTCGTCATCTTCTTTTCCATTTGCCTCCCTATTCCCCTTTACTGCACTGTTAATTTCTTTAGACACAAATTTAGATGCATTAATATTTGCATCATCAAATTCTTCTCTGTCATTATAATTTCCATTAACACCATTTGGAATCACAtctgaaaaatgtaaaaaaatattttcataaagatattatttaaaatgtattattaaattatgaaaCATAAGATAACAaagataaaatcataaaactGAAAGATTCAAAACTGATAAATAAAGTACTGGTAATATCTTACATAATCTACTTTTAGAATATTAATCACATTATTGAATGATAGCTTAATAAAGTATGTACTTGTGGTGTTATATCttatacatgtacatatgtaaTTATCTATATATTAATGACAATTATACATTAATAGTACATGATTCAAAAAtaagatgttaaatatatatttacaaaggTTTGTTACAAAATAAGAATCATTTATACATAATTTAAACAAGCCATGTTTTCTTCAAAATGTACATACACATTTGATTGAGCGTTATAAAATACAATACAGTACACTATTAAAGTAAAACTgcaataacagtattattgttcAATAACAACTTATGATAGCATAAACACTTAAGATGTATTGGACGAATGAGATGAGTTGCTTTGATCATTTAAAGCAAAGCAGTATAAACTATACCTTTGAGAACCTTATCAGGACTGGCCTGAGATGAGTCCTTAACAGGGGGTTCTTCCAATGTGCCTTCCATGGGGCCAGCACTGTTTAGTTGATCTAAACAATTAATAAGAACACAGGAATAAGCGGTTCGTGGCGACgacgcgtttcattacatcgacGACGTGAACGCGAGGGCGGGTAGAGGGAGGGAATTTTTAGCGGGGccgaatttttcaaaatggcGCTGCGAATTCCGTACTCCTATTTCCTTGTTCCCATAACCAACAAAGTTCGTGATACGTTGATTTCCAGTCGACGCGTTGTCGAAATGCGTCAAATTGGTCCGAATGCTCTTGGCACGCACAGTTACAGAATTAATTAAGGGACAGGGAGTCACCCGTGGATAGAAATGATCGGACGAGTAAAGTCCTGTGAAGTAGCTTGAATGGTTAGCGTCTCTCAGTCAGTCACCTGCACTCGCCAGCCACCGCGTCCGAGCGCCAGCCAGCCAGTCAGTCAGCCCTCCGCCGTACCTCTCCTCTCAACCTTCACAACCTACCAAACTACATCTATACCTACAACTTACACATTGAACTTTCGCCTTTCATACACGATACATGCACGTATTAATACGCATACAATCACTCACACACGTCCTATCAACTTACTATCCATGGGTGTACGCGCGAGCGCACAACCTTCCGAACTCTATACTACATGCCGGACAACACACTAACCACCTACAGAACAACCCTATGACCTACCGAATCCGATCATGATACACTGATCTCCCACGACGATACTGCACTTAAACGGCTTTTTTGTACAAATATTCAATCGTTTTTGTCTGTACAACAACAGAAACCAAAAACCGATAAACATTGTAATACCGATTGATGTACGTGACGAAGAAGGAACTAGATAAACGCGGACCATTTTGTCAGATTATCTATAGAAATCTGATCCACCCGAACACAGTATTCTTATCCAAGGTTCTACGAGAATTTTTCGTAATAACCATTTGGTCTCTTATCAAAGACAATTCGAATGTTTGTGTGAAAACAAGTGTGAaatcgatgaaaatgaaaatagagaTAAAATCTCTGTATAAATCTGGAGGGCATAGTATTCTTACTGAAGATGCTGAGCATACTTTAACCTACAGCAATGTTTAGCTTTATCCAGCGTGTATCTAGGTTCGAAATAATGGTAACAATGTTTGGAAGTTGGAAAACATGAAAGAGAATTCAAGGCACTGTTGACTTCAGATAAAAGGAATCCCATTCAGTATGCTTGTTCCGAGGCATGTCTCGTGCTACTTAACTCCCTATCCACGAATCCCGGCAGTTCGATGAGGTAATGGAACGCGTACGAACTCCATCCGTATCCTGTCACTAGGCACAAGTATACGCACCTGACCGCTTGCTGTCCTAAACGATTTTCTGATACCGCGACATTTTCACAACCTGCAATCTTCAGCGGTGGCGGTGGAGCTACGAATCGTCCTTATATGCACGGTACACGATTTATTCACAAACCTGTAAATAGTGAACATTCATCGCTGAAAATTAGGCACCAGAGGGCAGGCGCTACGTTGGAAACGTTAAAAAGTTATACCCAGGGCCGTCATAAAATCGTGGGTTCTTTTCATGAGGGTTAAGTAgagtaaaatagaaaaaaaagaagtcacAAAACGGAAGAAAAGCTATCTCCATAATCTTTCTACTTCATCTTCTCGCTATTCAACTGTTACAGTTTTAGCATCATTTCTATATttaaattcttataaaaattactttataattaacattccttactatttttacaaaaataaatacaacGTAATAATAGCATTTAGTATCGCTGATATTGAATCTTTAGTagttttcttattaaaaaagCATAGCATATAAGACTTGCTAATAAGTTTTCAAAAAtgcattttttccttttttttttaatactgttattatattCAAATAGAGAAACACATTACATACAAAACATGGCCGAACAACTAAGTGTAAAAACATTAGCACATTCTATTTAAAAGAATAAGAATAACTCGAAtgtaatttctgtaatttatatGTAAAACTTTTCTTAGAACTGTATTCTTTATTTGCTGACCACACGCTTAAGTAGGCGAAATTATGATGCAAGATAACTCGATAACCAAACGGTAtactttaatataaatttcaaattaaaataaattgtaaacgATGAAATCCAATTATAACATCGAatgtaacaaaaataataataatgaattcaaTTTATAACGAGGAATTTTCAATGTGTGCTTATTCGagtaatttacataatttgtaggtgtaaaatttaattacgctACAGTTTGTTTTAATAATCATCAATATATCATGAATGAGTCACCTCAACACGGCAATAGTAATCTATTTTATCTAAACATTATCAAAAGATATACAAACAtaatgtttgaagcaaatttCATAAACATTTAACAAGACAACGGGACTTAAAGTATAGGGAAGGCGCAAGGGATTGAGAGGACTGTCACGGCCCTGGTTATATTGTGTTATTTGGTATCACAACTGtacaaattgtaaaattcaacaAATCAATTCCAAGTCCCCTGGCATGTTTTTATAAAGTATATTATTCTCTATGATCGACAACTAAACCAGTGGTGTCTactagatttattaaaatttagaaagcTGCCGCCATTTCTTCATAAGGGCTGGCTTAACTGTCGAACAGCTGCCGTGGTGGTCGCTAGCCGATCGCGATTATCCCCCCAAACGAGGACCAATAATCGAAACACACACACATCGCAAATGCCGCGCTATTTAAATTCACTGACCGTTCGAAGCACTGATAAATATTCGACAACACACGCGACTCCTTCGGCACTTGATATACACCGTTTTTATATCAAAATTATTCACACATACTTTGTGTTTATTTGGGTTCGACGTCACGGATCCTCCTTACCTTCGTCGTCGAAAACTGCCAAGATGGCGACGATAATCACGTGACCGCAAATTTTATGACGTACGAGTAATGTTAAAGGGACTAAACGACCAGTAGCGTTTGTTATATATAATCACGTGACCAGGTACACGTGCACATCCAATGAGAGTCTCTCCCAAGAATAAGGACAATCTGCAATTGCAACAATGTATAATAATAGGGTTGACTAACAAGCCCCCGCCCTTTTCTATGGGATCCTTTGGTATACACCCCTGGAGTGATTTAAGTAATAACATCTAAAAACTACTTTGATATCTTTAcgaatttcattaatatttaaattattatttaattcttgTAATATTCCAAGTGGAATAATATCATCCTTATCATCTATAAGTATCTTTTATCATACCATTGAGTATATAATTACTTCTCATATATGTAATTAAGACTACAGCTGcaatttattctaaaatatttttattacaaaattttaatgtttATGCAAGTATCTTAAAAattgttgtttaaaaaataaaaaataatatcttcATTTAAATATGAATTCAAATACATAAAAAGTCTTTACATTAATTTCTATTATGTACAACATGTGTGCAAAAACACTCTAAATATATAAATAGTGTTAAAGATAATCTTCATCATTATCATTAAAAGATAACACAGTCTtttcctgttttcttttctttatcttctttttcaCTGGCTTATCTATGGTTTCTGATTCTGtttctgttaatttatttttcctaaATATGATTCGTTTAGATAGATCAGCTGGGGCATTAGTTTCTTCTGCAATTCAATATTTATAtgaacattattttttaataaattaaaaaatttgtgtccgaaattatgtaaaattataccttcttcttttttttttttaaatgcctCTGCTTCTTCTTCAGTTAAATGTTCAGAATTTAATACAACCACAACAGGTTTCTCTTCATCACGTTCATCTTCATTATCTGAAGCTACTGGCAATACTTCTCTCTATTTTAAGAAGTCATTTAAATGGTTGTTTATGCTAGTTATAAACAAGCACTAATTATATTATACTTAATAATTTGATTAGAGTAAGTATGAGTATGTAACAAACAGGATTGATAACTCCAAAATCTAATTGTAAATCTAATAATATTACGTACTTGCTAAATTTTAGACAAAATAAAATGCAATCACattataataacaattaaaaaacgaaaaagtaaaatataccTTTGTCTCGACTGTGGGTCCTTCTTTATATCCAACTTGTTCTTTTAATTCACGTAAAAATTTTGGTTCGTTTGGTTTAATATACGACACATTGTGTTTTTTCCGTGacattttgttaataatatcaAACACTAAATCATAATATAACCTAATTTAACCGTCGTAAAGTTATTACGCAAACAGGCATAAACTTATATATTACATAGATTGCGCATCGAGAAGCACCTAGTAAAATTTACTAGTACATTTCATTGACTGGTTGGTATCAGGGAAAAATTATAGGAAGTTTATAACCCTATATGTGGCATTGTgtatgatttaaaaattttttaagaacATGAAAAGACCAGGTCGAAACGAATGTGTTTTTGAATAAACTCATTGTTTcaaagaatgaagggatgatTATATGACTTTAACATTGaaataatatacatttgataATTTATTCCTTTTATAATAACGATAATTGTACTATTAACGTTTCctcataatttataatttctcgATTAATTACATAATCAACTAttcgtaaaaatttaataaagatttaaaaaagTGTCGTAAAACATCGACATATTTGTACTAAATTGTACCGAAACttaagtaaaaaaaagaagaaagaaaatgtcaTTTATTAATCTAACATAATTCAATTAACTAAACACCATAATCAATATTATACACGTTCGAAAAAGTTTCAAAAATGGTGATCTATTCTTCAATTGTTCGGCGAATACAGTACTAATTGCCATGATATAAAGCTGAATACAAAGGTTTAAATGCAAATAGATCCGACGCACGTCTGGAATCTGATACTGTAATTACGTTTTATTTAGGGTATGAATTTTCAAGGAGAAACGTAACTTACAGCCGCGTCACTTCGGAATTATTTAGAGCCCTTAATTTCCCATCGGAATGGCTAGACCGGCGATGTCGAACTTGAGTGTGCGTATTAATAATATAGCTACCCTCATCCTGTCGATTGTGCTTTTCCATTTGAATAATCGGTATGCACCGTGGGGCTGGTCCGTCCAGGCACTCGCAGCTTAAACTGGCGTCTAATTCGCTTTGATACGGCGGTGGTATCAGTAAACTTTCGGTAGACTTAGTCGGTTGAAAATGTCTGCTCGAACTTCCAGAATAAGTGGTACTACTGCTCGTTCTTCTCTGAACGGTACCGGTCGGTGTTTTGGCACGACCGTGTGCACCTTTGCCGGGCCTCTCGGCGCTGTGGG
This Osmia lignaria lignaria isolate PbOS001 chromosome 9, iyOsmLign1, whole genome shotgun sequence DNA region includes the following protein-coding sequences:
- the MEP-1 gene encoding zinc finger protein MEP-1 isoform X4, producing MEGTLEEPPVKDSSQASPDKVLKDVIPNGVNGNYNDREEFDDANINASKFVSKEINSAVKGNREANGKEDDEDEHKMDVDIEERDLESEDSEQNGIAESRSNRGEMSESENDSKTSKSSEGVSETDNFSEVSKTEDKCKNTSCEAMEVDEQSNNSDVECLDESVTEIHSDNDDVFTMKNSAVKDIQNLSSSSDIQINDSNEIADSSLDTSDVKICEENGSCGSPDIEEITDSAKNGHNSSSERTNKDPTKQRKPRKQIDLGSITPRRSSRNIKRTSYIEKEIEEDVDDDGSDIEEIKPEDPLAGIDSKDKENSKLKSPIKNSKTTIVVNDTKRLVEIAAGSKSVKGGKKEPTLVIIDTNSILSGRGGVPVSSSKPHHTASSTSSFSVVPMGMTTQTMYPNMRTTITPVPMTSKSAQLSPKTSSMTTVTPTVTPPILPTLTDDMFVVEAPSFIVPYVYEKPPLKPLKEFVTKLEKCLEEKEKEERNNRIMEENKEECDDDSSDISQKNKDKDEESENEGNSKSKDGEDKGDNSLDLTESGFSNISDKQDIRQDDRNKVLTYFDLPLGKFFMQIGVNLVQEYVQTDLLRTQKRKQGKGSTSAETQLAINSLIKNLEFSKENNEPFHLELKKCEFCSFKTESTLVMQHHLETPHMRNYVYKCNFCPVEVRSPHDILFHMEAEHNTRGRLERGPAFHQCPNCPFEDNQKGKLTRHILACTKKFRPEKNLEPAADWEPPAKIPRLNRTRPVGPTNPSALAMAMSGKGPQPLLPKLLPAPITGRGRGRAPMQPRYPDLKTLRPGGTTMRQDNVAGMMYRPTSSGLLVPTSYQFGSNQIFQVVGGSGTVMSAVSGVSSSSGGSSGQPTPIALVPNVIDSLSRLSSSQNTTSPKNPTAKLLSQPSISITPLPRTTSQTSVPGSGTSSKSGGKTTFVICEICDGYIKDLEQLRNHMQWIHKVKIHPKMIYNRPPLNCQKCQFRFFTDQGLERHLLGSHGLVTSSMQEAANKGKDAGRCPACGRVYQWKLLNHVARDHGMTLKPAHLSYKCTVCTATFGMYKQFENHVYSAHSVVAKRVMDKKNTPSSPSSRSNDSLLKPLKINDEITIIPQPAKPTTRSGTSQGRGK
- the MEP-1 gene encoding zinc finger protein MEP-1 isoform X1; amino-acid sequence: MVRVYLVPSSSRTSIGITMFIGFWFLLLYRQKRLNICTKKPFKCSIVVGDQCIMIGFDQLNSAGPMEGTLEEPPVKDSSQASPDKVLKDVIPNGVNGNYNDREEFDDANINASKFVSKEINSAVKGNREANGKEDDEDEHKMDVDIEERDLESEDSEQNGIAESRSNRGEMSESENDSKTSKSSEGVSETDNFSEVSKTEDKCKNTSCEAMEVDEQSNNSDVECLDESVTEIHSDNDDVFTMKNSAVKDIQNLSSSSDIQINDSNEIADSSLDTSDVKICEENGSCGSPDIEEITDSAKNGHNSSSERTNKDPTKQRKPRKQIDLGSITPRRSSRNIKRTSYIEKEIEEDVDDDGSDIEEIKPEDPLAGIDSKDKENSKLKSPIKNSKTTIVVNDTKRLVEIAAGSKSVKGGKKEPTLVIIDTNSILSGRGGVPVSSSKPHHTASSTSSFSVVPMGMTTQTMYPNMRTTITPVPMTSKSAQLSPKTSSMTTVTPTVTPPILPTLTDDMFVVEAPSFIVPYVYEKPPLKPLKEFVTKLEKCLEEKEKEERNNRIMEENKEECDDDSSDISQKNKDKDEESENEGNSKSKDGEDKGDNSLDLTESGFSNISDKQDIRQDDRNKVLTYFDLPLGKFFMQIGVNLVQEYVQTDLLRTQKRKQGKGSTSAETQLAINSLIKNLEFSKENNEPFHLELKKCEFCSFKTESTLVMQHHLETPHMRNYVYKCNFCPVEVRSPHDILFHMEAEHNTRGRLERGPAFHQCPNCPFEDNQKGKLTRHILACTKKFRPEKNLEPAADWEPPAKIPRLNRTRPVGPTNPSALAMAMSGKGPQPLLPKLLPAPITGRGRGRAPMQPRYPDLKTLRPGGTTMRQDNVAGMMYRPTSSGLLVPTSYQFGSNQIFQVVGGSGTVMSAVSGVSSSSGGSSGQPTPIALVPNVIDSLSRLSSSQNTTSPKNPTAKLLSQPSISITPLPRTTSQTSVPGSGTSSKSGGKTTFVICEICDGYIKDLEQLRNHMQWIHKVKIHPKMIYNRPPLNCQKCQFRFFTDQGLERHLLGSHGLVTSSMQEAANKGKDAGRCPACGRVYQWKLLNHVARDHGMTLKPAHLSYKCTVCTATFGMYKQFENHVYSAHSVVAKRVMDKKNTPSSPSSRSNDSLLKPLKINDEITIIPQPAKPTTRSGTSQGRGK